In Dromaius novaehollandiae isolate bDroNov1 chromosome 3, bDroNov1.hap1, whole genome shotgun sequence, the following are encoded in one genomic region:
- the PRR18 gene encoding proline-rich protein 18, whose protein sequence is MGLQPRRAAGPCPPAGRCAALPGARSAVAWPRSEEQEGAPGRAMSLPAPAPAASPAAPRPQPKKAAAAAAAPKKAAPRPAEEKAARKARAAPPERAGPVSSSWPCAALQRPPPRRPPAERGARPPPGAAQPRGRPGPAGAGSRSCESLGAAPGEAALRFSLSLPPEAIRVLQRRSLERQRGQPALSPGGRAAAAPRRGARAGGGGGGDLRALLKISLLNDRHRYDDEEYEEEEAAAPGAAVDEGLVRKCTEWLRGVESAAGRDRGDRLETLPHLGTL, encoded by the coding sequence atggggctgcagccgcggcgcgcagcggggccctgcccgcccgcggggAGATGCGCCGCCCTGCCCGGAGCGCGCTCGGCCGTCGCCTGGCCCCGCTCTGAGGAGCAGGAGGGCGCTCCCGGCCGCGCCATGTCgctgccggcccccgcgccggcggcctcccccgccgccccccgaccGCAGCCCaagaaggcggcggcggcggcggcggcccccaagaaggcagcgccgcggccggcggaggAGAAGGCGGCGAGGaaggcgcgggcggcgccgccggagcGCGCCGGCCCCGTCTCCAGTTCCTGGCCCTGCGCCGCGctgcagcggccgccgccgcggaggccgCCGGCGGAGCgaggcgcccggccgccgcccggcgcggcacagccgcggggccgcccggggccggcgggcgcgggcAGCCGCTCCTGCGAGAGCctcggcgcggcgccgggcgaggCGGCGCTGCGCTTCTCGCTGAGCCTCCCGCCGGAGGCGATCCGCGTGCTGCAGCGGCGCAGCCTGGAGCGGcagcgggggcagccggcactCTCCCCcggcggcagggcggcggcggcgccgcggcggggcgcccgggcgggcggcggcggcggcggggattTGCGCGCCCTGCTGAAGATCTCGCTGCTCAACGACCGGCACCGCTACGACGACGAGGAGTACGAGGAGGAGgaagcggcggcgccgggggccgcggtggACGAGGGGCTGGTGCGCAAGTGCACCGAGTGGCTGCGCGGCGTGGAGAGCGCGGCCGGCCGCGACCGCGGCGACCGGCTGGAGACGCTGCCGCACCTGGGCACCCTCTGA
- the SFT2D1 gene encoding vesicle transport protein SFT2A: MEKLRRVLSGQDDEEQGLTAQVLDASTLSFGTRVKWFAICFIAGIVCSILGTALLWLPKGIKLFAVFYTLGNIAALASTCFLMGPLKQLKAMFEPTRLIATVVMLLSLILTLCAVFWWGKKGLALLFCILQFLAMTWYSLSYIPFARDAVIKCFSSCLE; the protein is encoded by the exons ATGGAGAAGCTGCGGCGGGTGCTGAGCGGGCAGGATGACGAGGAGCAGGGGCTGACGGCGCAG GTCCTTGATGCCTCAACACTCAGCTTTGGTACTCGAGTCAAATGGTTTGCCATATGTTTTATTGCTGGCATTGTGTGTTCTATTCTT GGAACAGCTTTGCTATGGCTTCCAAAGGGAATCAAACTTTTTGCAGTGTTCTATACGCTGGGAAATATTGCTGCGTTAGCCAG TACATGTTTCCTGATGGGGCCCCTGAAGCAATTGAAGGCAATGTTTGAGCCAACGAGGTTAATAGCTACAGTTGTGATGCTG CTTTCTCTAATATTGACGCTGTGTGCTGTATTCTGG TGGGGCAAAAAAGGTTTGGCACTGTTATTCTGCATATTGCAGTTCTTGGCAATGACCTG gTATAGTCTGTCATATATTCCTTTTGCAAG ggatgCTGTGATTAAATGCTTCTCATCCTGCCTAGAGTAA